From Maniola hyperantus chromosome 21, iAphHyp1.2, whole genome shotgun sequence, the proteins below share one genomic window:
- the Teh2 gene encoding protein tipE, protein MSTISRSRTSLSPATSERSTLPMGASAEPGSAEFIPLEPTREELLAHYFERFKFYTSLCLGTSAILAVFAFLFLIPFVVEPAIQTILAEFAPEAGICSVSEHSYAQTLTNCTWASCREGCTTTHTKCHKIRVNLLRQPFVENAPIPTEWDAKDLKFLINPEGCGYPPRVNCSEFANDYAGKKSPKVFPCYYSQTRPELVVARYSWDSTIRGLILALVLPTTVFVFSLSVLAYWHCHCCDRACNRRVHAESYASKEDSKLLCDLDEDPSDDVF, encoded by the exons ATGTCGACCATCAGCAGATCCCGCACGAGTCTTTCACCAGCCACCTCTGAAAGATCGACTCTGCCTATGGGAGCATCCGCAGAACCAGGCAGTGCGGAGTTCATACCTCTAGAGCCGACGAGGGAGGAGCTGCTTGCACATTACTTCGAACGATTTAAATTTTATACTTCGCTCTGCTTAGGCACCTCAGCCATACTCGCTGTCTTCGCATTCCTTTTCTTAATCCCTTTCGTGGTCGAGCCAGCCATACAGACGATACTAGCAGAATTCGCCCCCGAAGCTGGCATATGCTCCGTGTCAGAACACTCTTACGCCCAAACCTTGACGAACTGTACATGGGCATCATGCCGAGAAGGTTGCACCACGACTCATACGAAATGCCACAAAATTCGCGTAAATCTTCTCAGGCAACCGTTCGTTGAGAACGCCCCTATACCAACGGAATGGGACGCGAAAGATTTGAAGTTCCTCATAAACCCTGAAGGTTGCGGCTATCCACCGAGAGTGAACTGTTCAGAGTTTGCGAACGATTACGCAGGGAAGAAATCCCCTAAAGTTTTCCCTTGCTATTATAGCCAGACGCGTCCAGAATTGGTTGTGGCAAGGTATTCGTGGGACTCTACTATCCGTGGATTGATCTTGGCATTGGTGCTACCGACTACGGTCTTCGTGTTCAGTTTAAGTGTGCTCGCATATTGGCACTGCCATTGCTGCGACAGGGCCTGCAATAGGCGAGTTCACGCCGAATCTTACGCGAGCAAAGAAGA CAGCAAGCTTCTATGCGATCTGGATGAAGACCCAAGTGACGACGTGTTCTGA
- the Teh3 gene encoding uncharacterized protein Teh3 has translation MPKPTPVEDLIIPPQDTKICGTICVCQMTAVLSCVAIVYLTVAIYMPYTRAIASGIDPTPIMCTTTRAVNKDNCDWGSCGEWCLSKTSGACIQIYVNVRKNGTSLLLSECGNAANKTCYGIDQENAKKYHCIRDECRNLTGTFNCTEGKCINITDAFECAFRDTDPPLKCSGRRGKITCIDVHGLFSCSRGTCRKIKTPYNCDRRCVDIPTRHKNVIVLSGDRVFLARCSKLAKEDGGSIVWTDSGEEVLMLSCHAVHNGTSGVVAVDCINAALLPRTDISDLTNFTYLQYLYTVKAVPNRVIAPSEVELTMANDSRLMINLEGCVNTLIDECKDFLKTFGRDGTDHNAKARFPCFYTENNPDIVVARFDLNATYRQFMVALVLPTVLVVVSCITLLLCQTTVVVGDDAKMRFKSCAGGQAELQLSPNDPVSPL, from the coding sequence ATGCCGAAGCCTACCCCGGTCGAGGACCTCATCATCCCGCCCCAGGACACCAAGATATGCGGCACCATATGCGTGTGTCAGATGACGGCCGTCCTTAGCTGCGTGGCCATTGTATACCTCACcgtagctatctacatgccctACACCCGCGCGATCGCCTCTGGCATCGATCCTACACCGATCATGTGCACGACAACCCGAGCCGTGAACAAAGACAACTGTGACTGGGGATCCTGTGGCGAGTGGTGTTTGAGCAAAACTTCCGGAGCCTGCATCCAAATCTACGTCAACgtcaggaaaaacggaacatcCCTCCTCCTATCTGAATGTGGAAACGCAGCCAACAAAACCTGCTACGGTATCGATCAAGAAAACGCTAAGAAATACCATTGCATACGAGACGAATGTAGAAACCTAACTGGCACATTCAATTGCACTGAAGGAAAATGCATAAACATAACGGACGCTTTCGAATGCGCTTTCAGAGACACAGACCCACCGTTAAAATGTTCTGGAAGAAGAGGAAAGATAACGTGTATAGACGTTCATGGATTGTTTTCGTGTAGTAGAGGCActtgtagaaaaataaaaacaccgTACAATTGTGACCGACGCTGCGTCGACATCCCAACCCGTCATAAAAACGTTATAGTGCTAAGTGGCGATAGAGTTTTTCTCGCAAGGTGTTCTAAATTAGCGAAAGAGGACGGTGGTAGTATTGTTTGGACTGATTCTGGTGAAGAAGTGCTAATGTTATCCTGTCATGCAGTTCACAATGGCACATCAGGGGTGGTTGCTGTGGATTGCATTAATGCAGCTCTGTTACCACGAACGGATATATCTGATCTAACTAACTTTACTTATTTGCAATATTTATATACTGTGAAAGCTGTTCCGAATAGAGTTATAGCTCCATCTGAAGTTGAATTGACTATGGCTAATGACAGTCGATTGATGATTAACCTTGAAGGATGTGTTAACACTCTGATTGATGAGTgtaaggattttttgaaaacattcgGTCGTGACGGAACTGATCACAATGCTAAAGCAAGGTTTCCTTGCTTCTACACTGAAAACAACCCTGATATTGTGGTTGCCAGATTTGATTTAAATGCCACTTATCGCCAGTTCATGGTTGCTTTGGTCCTGCCGACAGTTTTAGTGGTCGTGTCGTGTATTACTTTGTTGTTATGTCAAACGACTGTAGTGGTTGGTGATGATGCGAAGATGAGGTTTAAGAGTTGTGCTGGCGGGCAGGCTGAGCTGCAGCTCTCACCAAATGATCCTGTTTCTCCCCTCTGA